Proteins co-encoded in one Juglans regia cultivar Chandler chromosome 16, Walnut 2.0, whole genome shotgun sequence genomic window:
- the LOC109005735 gene encoding cysteine protease RD19A-like, whose protein sequence is MDPRFSLFFLFVVVAAAATTLMDEVDDSASESGPFIRQVVDGSENVNNPRLGAEHHFELFKRRFGKSYKSQEEHDRRFKVFRANLRRAHRHQSLDPSATHGVTQFSDLTPSEFRRSFLGLRSRLRLPSDASNAPILPTEDLPTDFDWRDHGAVTAVKNQGSCGSCWSFSTTGALEGANFLATGKLVSLSEQQLVDCDHECDPEEPGSCDSGCNGGLMNSAFEYTLKAGGLMREEDYPYTGTDRATCKFDKSKIAASVSNFSVISLDEDQIAANLVKNGPLAVAINAVFMQTYVGGVSCPYICSKRLDHGVLLVGYGSAGYAPVRMKEKPYWIIKNSWGENWGENGFYKICRGRNICGVDSMVSTVAAVQTATSQ, encoded by the exons atggatcctcgtttctctctcttcttcttgttcGTCGTCGTCGCAGCGGCTGCGACGACGTTGATGGACGAGGTTGACGACAGCGCCTCTGAATCCGGACCCTTCATACGGCAGGTCGTCGATGGCTCGGAGAACGTCAACAACCCACGGCTGGGCGCGGAGCACCACTTCGAGCTCTTCAAGCGGAGGTTCGGAAAATCGTACAAGTCACAGGAGGAGCATGACCGCAGGTTTAAGGTGTTCCGTGCCAACCTGCGCCGCGCGCATCGCCACCAGAGTCTGGACCCGTCGGCGACTCACGGCGTGACTCAGTTCTCCGACTTGACCCCGTCCGAGTTCCGAAGGTCTTTCTTGGGTCTCAGGAGTCGCCTCAGGCTGCCCTCCGATGCCAGCAACGCTCCGATTTTGCCGACCGAAGATCTTCCTACCGATTTTGATTGGAGAGATCATGGAGCTGTAACCGCCGTCAAAAATCAg GGTTCGTGCGGATCATGCTGGAGTTTTAGCACAACTGGGGCCTTGGAAGGTGCTAACTTCCTTGCCACAGGGAAGCTTGTTAGTCTCAGCGAGCAACAGCTTGTGGATTGCGATCACGAG TGTGATCCAGAGGAACCGGGTTCTTGTGATTCTGGGTGCAATGGTGGGTTGATGAATAGCGCCTTCGAGTACACACTTAAAGCTGGTGGACTAATGCGAGAGGAGGACTATCCTTACACAGGTACTGATCGTGCGACCTGCAAATTTGACAAGAGCAAGATTGCAGCATCAGTATCCAACTTCAGTGTCATCTCCCTTGATGAAGATCAAATTGCTGCTAATCTTGTGAAAAATGGTCCTCTGGCAG TGGCCATCAATGCGGTGTTCATGCAGACATATGTAGGGGGAGTTTCGTGCCCATACATATGCTCAAAGAGGCTAGATCATGGGGTGTTATTGGTGGGATACGGCTCTGCTGGCTATGCTCCTGTCCGGATGAAAGAGAAGCCATATTGGATTATCAAAAACTCATGGGGTGAAAACTGGGGAGAAAATGGTTTCTACAAAATCTGCAGGGGCCGCAATATCTGCGGAGTCGATTCCATGGTCTCAACGGTTGCTGCAGTGCAAACCGCCACCTCACAGTAG